The genomic stretch ATAAATCGACGTATTTTTATCATGGGGGGATATCAGGGATCAGTGGTCAATAAAGGCACAGAAGCGGGGCAGTGCAATCCGCCGAGACTCGAGAAGACATTCAATCCTAGCGCTTCCATGACAGCTGTGTGGAGCCTCTCGTAAACAGGTCCATAAACTAAGCTCCTGATAGCATTGTATTGGACGCTGGGAGCCGATACGGCCAATGAATATTAGAGAATGATGTCCATAGCAACTGACCGGGATCCAGCCGCCCATCACACGGTTGCACTTACGCAGGAGCCTATCGGAGCATTGCCCATGCGGGAACTTAGTCCACTACCACTAGTCATAAGTATAGTGAACCGTTGTTCTTTGGCCTACATAGTCCTGTCCGATGCCTAATACACGTGTCGCCGCTTTTGTGAGGGCAACATAGCTCTTTGGGGCACTCACTAATTCTTATCTGAGCACACACCTACTAGACGGAGATACACTTCAGTTTCTCGAGTGTCTAGCTTGTAATAAGCCTTGGGTCCGGACAAATTGACATATCGCATATCAAGTATTCAGTATATATCTCTTTGAAAAATGGCGAGAGAACCAGATATATGGCCAAGCGAAGATATATGGATATAAATAATGATCATGCTTTGAGGAAACTCCAACTCAAGTCCTTCTCTGCTCAGCAACCCCATGCCCACGGTCCTAGTTGACGGGTACATGCGCTCTCCAATCGCCTTTCTACGATTCAGTTCTTCCACTAATCTCAGATGCATCTGCAGATCTTCTCGAGCGGCATCACCTCTAGGAGCCGGGAAATTCTCCGGTAATTCCATCTGGCAACGCTCGTGAAGCGCTTGCCACTTGATCGTCGCTCCAAGCTTGCGAGTAAAAATAGTGGGATAGGGCCTCTTTAATCGCCTCAATATGAGCAAAGTAAGAAGAACACTGTGTACCAGTCCATCCTTGGTAGTATAAGAAGTCATATAGTCTCTTCTCGGCAGTAGTTAGTTGCGAAGGATTCATGGCGTGAGGCTCGTCAAGCATCGATATCTCGTTGGAAGTAAAGGAAGGAGCTTGGCTCGGTCTTGAGAAGCTAGTAGTCGACAAAGGGAGTCTCTCCATCTGGTTCAACAGACAGATTCTTGCCCTGTGTGGGTCTATGACCGATAAAAGACATTGTCTCTTTGTGATTCCAGGGATTTAGACTGAATTGGGGTCCAAGTAAAGTAAACTGGCGAAATCAACGAGTGATAATCAAAAGGCACCGAAGGAAAGACGCACTACTGAGAAGCGAGTTGCTGGTTACCTTGGCCCTATTTATTTATCAATCAAAATAACCTTGCACATATACTCTGTACTGGCAGCAACATTGCTTACAGTAATTTACTAGCACTATAATTTGTATCAATATAACCACTATCTTTCGCAAGCTTACACTTAGAGGACTTTACCGTATAACACTATTTCCATGCTCTTAACATACCATTCTTCCAGCCGGAATCTAGGAGCAAAAGCTCATATCACTTCAAAATGAGTTATATGCGTGCACTATgatccatgatatccaagtATTTACCTCATTGATGATTAAGTTCTTAGACCCGCCGCAGCTTTTGACCTCTACAGGAATAAGCTAAAAATAGGACTTAAGGGCTGTCAGTCTATGACATATCACTCTAAACTAGTGGGGGAGTAGTCATCTTGATGGGCAGCTGGCTCAATGCTCATGGAGTGCTTAGCACACGCACTTTCGCCTTGCCCCACGCTCCGGGATCAATCACTGAGCAAAAAGCAGCCCTGATCTAATCTGATtccggaaaagaaaagtcccagtttttttttggcaAAAGCACTGTTCGAAGGTAATAGTATGACTAGGAGGGATGACggtgttgttttcttgggtATAGTGCTGAGTGGGGTCCAAAATTGACCCTCAGGGTAGTATGTGCCTAGACTCCTTTAGAAGGTGATATCATTGGATGGCATGGGTGGTAATGTATTCTTTACTTTCGTTTCACTCATAAATACCAATGCCTATTCCATTCTCAATTGCGTGGTTCTGTTCTTACGTTTAGGCTCTTCAAGACCCTTCTTTTGATTACTGTAGATGATCGCTGATTAGCGCATCCTTAGCGCTGGGTCTAGATTAACCACATCATATTATTTCATAACCTAAATATATGCTAACTATTGTACCCTGGTTCTCAAAGGCTTTCCGTCAAAGTTCTTTACCGAGAAAGTCCTTTAGTCTTCAGATCCTGGATGTTAAGTGTGTCTTGATCACCCGGACGGCGTTCTGACTCGAGCTTTACCTTATCCTCAGGGCCTCCGGTGCCTTCATATTCGCTAGCTGGTGCCAATCTGGTTATACTTAGCATCGGATCAAACCACGTAGAAGTATAGATAAAACACCAACCTTCCACGAGAGTCCCGAGTGCCTCCCTCGTCTTCAGGGATGGGTTTCCGGTTGCTCCCTGTTGCGCCTGCCTCTCGGCCAGTTTTGATTCCCGTTGCTTCACGGAATTTCTTGTCCGCCCTTTCGTCGATGTTGGACTCGAGGACTTCATACTTTCTTAGCACTATGTCTCAAGACTCATTAATAACAAGGCTCTTCGTACCAGAGTCGCTCTTTGGTCCAAGACCTTGCTTCATCTGATAGGAGTTAAGGTCTTGCTCAGCGCGAGCTGCCATACGAAGCTTGTCGGAGTCGGCCATTGTATCTTGTGTGAAGATTTTCTGTGAATGTAACCGAAAGGTTCAAAGGTATAATACTATTCAAATAAGATAGCGCTTTGATTGTTTAAGGAAGATATCGCATGCGCTCAGCAACAAAGGCGCCGTTCCCAGCTATATACCCATGATCGAAATCTGTTCATCAGGAAGTAGAGACATTGCATCAGAATACATCATATCTATGTAACCAGAAACGCTGAATACATTGCACACTTGCTACTGTATAGAGTAACTGGTCCACTTAATCCTGCTTATAAAGATGGATCTCAATTGTAGTGATGATGTCATGCAACCAGATCTACCTCAACCCTAAGTATAAGTCCCATCATGGACTAGCCTTCAGGGTCCAGCCCTAGGGCTACATCGGAGAggatcaacaacatcccGATGCGTCCCGCTAAGGCGGGGAGCAAAGATTACGGGCTAATGTATACGGACAACGGAGAGAGCTCTTTGCGTGTTACTCTCCCATCAATAGAAATCTTTCGCATTTTGCCACAAGATAGAACTTCAAGGACCAGGCCAACCCCCATATTCTATGCTTCCACTGTGTCTTGGAGGTTCCTCTCTTGGCTGATATTGGGGTTTGGGCTCAATTGCTTTGATAGCTATCTATAGCTttcaccaccaacccaagCTTCCAGCCATCCCATAGTATGGCTCACGTCGTTGAGTTACCCGGGGAGTCAAACCCCTTGACTCCTCAGAATGTTCTCAATGCTTTGGTTTTGGCAGCAAGCTCGACGCAGCAGCAGGTGCACACTGGAACCCAGCAATTGCAAAACTGGGAAAAGCAAGAGAATTACTATACCTCCCTCCAGGTAATTTGATACCGTAAAACCTCTTTTACTTTTGCCTTACTAACATGCCGCTCTATCTTTAGGATGTCTTCCTAGATCACTCTGTACCCAACGAAGTCCGATACCTTGCAATCATCCAATTGAAGAACGGCATCGATAAGTATTGGCGAAAGACC from Aspergillus oryzae RIB40 DNA, chromosome 1 encodes the following:
- a CDS encoding uncharacterized protein (predicted protein), with amino-acid sequence MADSDKLRMAARAEQDLNSYQMKQGLGPKSDSVLESNIDERADKKFREATGIKTGREAGATGSNRKPIPEDEGGTRDSRGRLAPASEYEGTGGPEDKVKLESERRPGDQDTLNIQDLKTKGLSRL